Genomic window (Gammaproteobacteria bacterium):
TCATGGGTATTGGCGACAAAGAGTTTCTCGACGAAGTCCTCCTCGCGCGTGGTGGCGGCGATGCGCCCCTTGCCGCCGCGGCGTTGCGAGCGGTACACGTCCACCGGCTGCGATTTGGCATAGCCGGCATGCGACAGCGTCACCACCACCTCCTCCGGCGCAATCAGGTCCTCCTCGTTCAAATCCTGATGATCGTCGATGATCTCGGTGCGGCGATCGTCGCCGTACTTCTCGCGCATGTCGTTCAATTCATCGCGGATCACCTGCATCAGTCGCTCCGGACGGCCGAGGATGTCGCGGAGGTCGGCAATAGCGGCGAGCACTTCCTCGTACTCCTTTAAAATCTTGTCCTGCTCCAGGCCGGTCAACCGGTGCAGCTTGAGGTCCAGGATCTCCTGGGCCTGCACTTCCGACAGCCGGTAACCTTCGGTGGACAGGCCCAGTTCCGGCGCCAGGCCCTCGGGCCGCGAGGCATCGGCGCCGGCGCGCTGCAGCATCTGCACGACCATGCCCGGCGGCCATACCCGCGCAATCAGTCCTTGTTTGGCCTGTGCCGGATTCGGGCTGGCCTTGATCAGCGCGATGACCGGATCGATGTTGGCCAGCGCGATGGCCAAACCCTCCAGCTTGTGGGCGCGTTCGCGGGCCTTGCGCAAATCGTAAACGGTGCGGCGGGTCACTACCTCGCGACGGTGACTTACGAACGCCTCAATCATCTGCTTCAGATTGAGCAGCTTCGGCTGTCCGCCGGACAGTGCCACGCAGTTGATGCCATACACTTCCTGCATCTGCGTGTGCTTGTAGAGATTGTTGAGCACCACCTCGGCCACTTCGCCACGTTTCAGCTCGATGACCATGCGCATGCCGTCCTTGTCGGACTCATCGCGCAGTTCGCGGATGCCCTCAATTTTCTTTTCCTTGACCAGTTCGGCGATGCGTTCGAGCAGGCGCGCCTTGTTCACCATGTACGGCAGTTCGGTGACCACGATGCGCTGCTTGTCATCGTCGCTGCCGTAGGTCTCGAAGACGGTGCGGGCCCGCACGAAGATGCGGCCGCGGCCGGTGCGGTAGGCCTCGCGAATGCCCGCCACGCCGCTGATGATGCCGGCGGTGGGGAAATCCGGCCCGGGCACAAGCCGCATCAGCTCCTCGATGCTGACCTCGGGTTTGTCAATCAGCGTGATGCAGGCATTGATGATTTCACGCAGATTGTGCGGCGGGATGTTGGTGGCCATGCCGACCGCGATGCCGGAGGAACCATTGACGAGCAGGTTCGGAAATTTCGCCGGCAGGATGGTGGGCTCCTGCTCCGCACCGTCGTAGTTCGGCACGAAATTGACAGTCTCCTTGTCGAGATCGGCGAGCAGTTCATGGGCGATGCGCGCCATGCGCACTTCGGTGTAGCGCATGGCGGCGGGATTGTCGCCGTCCACCGAGCCGAAATTGCCCTGCCCGTCCACCAGCAGGTAGCGCAGCGAGAAATCCTGCGCCATGCGCACGATGGTGTCGTACACCGCCGTGTCGCCGTGCGGGTGATACTTGCCGATGACGTCGCCGACGACGCGCGCCGATTTCTTGTAGGGTTTGTTCCAGTCGTTTCCGAGTTCGTGCATGGAAAAGAGCACGCGGCGATGGACCGGTTTCAGTCCGTCGCGCACGTCGGGAAGCGCCCGGCCGACGATGACGCTCATGGCGTAGTCCATGTAGGACTGCCGCATCTCGTCTTCGATATTTACCGGCAATAATTGCCTGGCGAATTCAGTCATGCGGGCGTCTTTCAACCCGCCTTTTCAAGAGGTTCATCCTGGAAAGCGGTAAGATAGTTTAACAACATGATTTTAAAAGGCTTTTAAACAAAATGCGCCGGTGTTTCCACGGCGCTTTTTCAAGTGTTAAATTCTACCATGCACGGACCCGCAGTGCACTGAAAATTTGCGTGATTTTTCAGCCTTGGATCACCTGCGCCACGCGCGCGGCATCGGGACGTTCAATGAGGCCTTTTTCCGTCACGATCACATCGATGAGCGCCGCCGGCGTCACGTCAAACACCGGGTTCCACGCCCCCGCGCCGGCCGCCGCCACGGGCATGCCGGCATGGCTCAGCACCTCCGCCGCGTCGCGTACCTCGACCGGAATGTCGCGTCCGCTCAAGACCGTCAGATCGAAGGTCGAGGACGGCGCCACCACCATGAATTTCACGCCGTGCGCGCGCGCCGAGAGCGCCAGCATGTAGGTGCCGATCTTGTTGGCGGTATCGCCGTTGGCGGCGATGCGGTCGGCACCGACGATCACGCAATCCACGCCATGGGTCGCCATCAGATGCGCGGCCGCTGCGTCGGCCAGCACCGTCACCGCCATCCCGTCCCGCGACAATTCCCACGCCGTCAGGCGCGCGCCCTGCAGCCACGGCCGCGTTTCGTCCACATAGACCGCCTTGAGCGATCCGCGGGCATGGGCGGCGCGGATGACCCCGAGCGCGGTGCCGTAACCGCCGGTCGCCAGCGCCCCGGCGTTGCAATGCGTGAGCACCGTGGCTTTGGGCGGCAACCAGTCGGCGCCCAGTTTGCCCATCTTGAGATTGGCGGCGCGATCCTCGTCGTGGATAGCCTGGGCTTCGGCCAGCAGCGCCGCCTCCGGTGACCCATTGATGGCATCGAACCGGCCTCGCATGCGTGTAATGGCCCAGCGCAGATTGACGGCCGTGGGCCGCGAGGCGGCGAGCCGCGTTAAATCTGCTTCGATGGCATCGCGCCAATTGTCTCCGGCACCTTGATAAGCCGTTCGCGCGGCCAGGACCACGGCATAGGCCGCCGCGATGCCGATGGCCGGCGCCCCGCGCACCACCATGCCATGGATGGCCCGCGCCACTTCGGGTGCGGTATTCATGGTGAGATATTCTTCGCGCTGCGGCAACCGGCGCTGATCCAGCAAGCGAAGGCCGCCGTCCCGCCATTCCACCGCATGAAAAGATTCCCGCCCAGCCGCAGGCTGCTCCACGTTCATCTCTCCGCAAACCGGCACGCCATGTACAATACCTGCTCATGCCGTCCAACTCCATCGACCTGCTGTTGACCGCGCGCTGGGTCATTCCGGTCGAACCGGAGGGCGCCGTGCTCGAGCACCACGCGCTGGCCGTCGATCAAGGCCGCATCATCGCGCTGCTGCCCGCCCAAGAAGCCGTGCAGCGTTACCAAGCGCGCGAAACCGTCCGCCTGGCGGGACATGCCCTGCTCCCCGGCTTCATCAACGCCCATACACACGCCGCTATGAACCTGCTGCGCGGCTATGCCGACGATCGGGCCCTCATGGACTGGCTGCAAAACCACATCTGGCCAGCCGAGGCAAAATGGGTGGGCCCGGAATTCGTGTGCGACGGCAGCCAGCTCGCCATCGCCGAGATGCTGCGCGGCGGCGTCACCTGCTTCAACGACATGTACTTTTTCCCGGAAGAGACCGCGCGCGTGGCGGCGGCGGCGGGCATACGCGCCATCCTGGGCATGATCGTCATCGACTTCCCCTCCGCCTACGCCGCGCATGTCGATGAGTATTTCAAAAAGGGCCTGGCGCTGCATGATGAATGCCGCGACCACGCCCTCATCCACACTGGCTTTGCGCCGCACGCGCCTTATACCGTCTCCGATGACGCCTTCCGGCGCATCGCCACGCTGACCGGCGAATTGAATGTGCCGATCAGCATTCACGTGCACGAGACCGCGGGCGAAGTTCGCGAGGCGCTGGCAAAGACCGGCGAGCGGCCGTTGAAACGTCTGGAGCGGCTGGGGTTGATCACGCCGCAATTGCTGGCCGTGCACATGACGCAACTGGAGCCGCACGAGATTGCCCTGCTCGCAGCCCAGGGCGCGCACGTCATCCATTGCCCGGAATCCAACCTCAAGCTCGCCAGCGGCTTCTGTCCCGTCGCCGCATTGCTCAAGGCCGGCGTCAATGTCGCACTCGGCACCGACGGCGCCGCCAGCAACAACGACCTCGACATGTTCGGCGAGATGCGCACCGCCGCCCTGCTCGCCAAGGCCGTGGCGAATGACGCCACCGCCGTGCCGGCGGCGCAGGCCCTGCGCATGGCCACGCTTAACGGGGCCCGGGCCCTCGGCATGGATGACCTGACCGGTTCGCTCGTTTGTGGTAAAGCGGCGGACGTAATTGCGGTGGATCTAAGTCCGGTGGAGACACAGCCTGTACACGATCCGATCTCGCAGATTGTCTACGCCGCCGCCCGCGACCAGGTCACCGATGTCTGGGTTGCCGGCCGGCAGTTGTTGAAGCAGCGCAAACTTCTCACTCTTGACGTACCCGCCGTCAGCGCCGCCGCGCATCTCTGGCGTGATAAATTGCACGACGCTCGGTAAATCATCATGTCTTCAATTCACTCGTCAAGACATCCCAGCGATTGATGATGATGCAGAAAAGATCGGCGGTCAGTTCGGCGTCGTAGATTGCCGAATGCGCCTTCCCCGAGTTCCATTCCAGGCCGGCCACCTTGACGGCCCGTGCCAGCACGGTCTGGCCGAAAGCGAGCCCCGCGAGTGAGGCGGTGTCCAGCGTGGTGAAGGAATGAAACGGGCTGCGCTTGATTTTGCAGCGCTCCGCCGCCGCCTTCACGAAGGCCAGATCGAAGAAGGCGTTGTGGCCCACCAGTATGGCGCGGCTGCAACCCTGCTTTTCGATCTCCTGCCGCACCGGTTTGAAAATTTTCTCCAGCGCCTCCTTCTCCGGCAGCGCCATGCGGAATGGATGATACGGGTCGATGCCGTTGAATTTCAGCGCCTCCGGATCGAGTCTGGCCCCCTCAAAAGGCAGCACATGCGAATGCAGCGTCTCGCCGCGTTCCCAACGGCCCTCGCCATTGATCCGCAGCAGCACCGCGGCGATTTCAAGCAGGGCATTTTTGATCGGATCGAAGCCCGCAGTCTCGACATCCACAACCACCGGCAGAAAACCGCGAAACCGCCGCGCCACAGGCGTGCGGGGGCTGGCGGGCTCAATGGGTTCAATCAGGTCTTCTGCAGTTTCCATGTACATTCCCCGCCGGCGCGAAACGGCACCAGCGTATGTTCGCCAAAAGGCAGCGATTCCGGCACACGCCAGGTTTCGCGCTTGAGGATGATTTTATTCTTATTGCGCGGCAGACCGTAGAAATCGGCGCCAGAGAAGCTGGCGAATGATTCCAGCCTGTCGAGCGCGCCGGCTTGTTCAAACACCTCGGCATACAGCTCGATGGCGGCATGGGCAGTATAGATGCCGGCGCAACCGCAGGCGGACTCCTTGGCGTGACGCGCATGCGGCGCGCTGTCGGTACCGAGAAAAAACTTCGGATTGCCGCTGACGGCCGCGCGCACCAACGCCTCGCGGTGCGACTCCCGTTTCAGCACCGGCAGGCAGTAGTGATGCGGCTGGACGCCCCCGGCAAGCATGGCGTTACGGTTTAAAAGCAGGTGATGCACCGTGATCGTGGCACCGACACTGGCTGGCGCGCCCATCACAAAATTCGCGGCGTCCTTCGTGGTGATGTGCTCAAAGACCACTTTGAGCGCGGGAAAATTGCGCGTGATCGGTTGCAGGACATGCTCGATGAAAACCTTTTCACGGTCGAAAATATCGACATGGGTATCCGTCACCTCGCCATGGACCAGCAACGGCAGGCCGGCGCGCTGCATCTCTTCCAGTACCGGCAGGACTTTGGCTATCGCGGTCACCCCTTCATCGGAATTCGTGGTCGCACCCGCCGGATAATATTTCACCGCGTTCACGAAGCCACTCGCGGCGGCAACCTTGATCTCCGTTGGCGGCGTATTGTCGGTGAGATACAGAGTCATCAACGGTGCAAAGGCGGCGCCTTTGGGCAATGCCGCGAGAATGCGGTCGCGATAGGCGCGGGCCCGTGCCACTGTCGTCACCGGCGGCCTAAGGTTCGGCATGACAATGGCGCGTGCGAACTGCCGTGCCGTGTCCTGCACCACGCTGGCCATGTAGGGGCCGTCACGCAAATGCACGTGCCAGTCGTCCGGCCGGGTCAGCGTCAACGATTGCATGGCCGTGGTACGAGTTCCTCGTTGTCCGTTATCCCGCATTGTGAAGTGAAGATAATGATTAGAAAAGTCATATAACCAACGGAATTCAGGATGGTGCTTGCGACACTATACACCTGGCGCATGCGCAGATGACCCATGGCGCCCGGAAATTCCGCGATTCTGTGCATGGACAACCGTAAATTTCGGTGCCATGCTGCATTCAAATAAGTTTCGCATCGTTTTCAAAAAACGACTTACATAGGGATCCGGGGGGATCCATTGCATGGGGGGGGCGCCGGGACTTTCGTCCCGGCGGACAATGCATCTATGTATTTCCTATCTTCGATCGCCGAGAGCCCGCTGGCGCGCGTTCTGCCGCCGGCCTCTGAAACTTCGTCGCCACTGCGCGGGGTATGCGCGCTTGTGCGCCGCTGCGCGCTGTATACGCTGATCGGTACCGGCCTGCTGCTGGCCACGTCATTGCCCGCCCAAGCCGAATTGAAGGCGGAAGCGCCGTCCCTCAAGGACACTATCATCGAAAAGGGCAAGGAAAAGGCGACCGATGCGGCCGTTGATGCTGCGTT
Coding sequences:
- the rnt gene encoding ribonuclease T, whose product is METAEDLIEPIEPASPRTPVARRFRGFLPVVVDVETAGFDPIKNALLEIAAVLLRINGEGRWERGETLHSHVLPFEGARLDPEALKFNGIDPYHPFRMALPEKEALEKIFKPVRQEIEKQGCSRAILVGHNAFFDLAFVKAAAERCKIKRSPFHSFTTLDTASLAGLAFGQTVLARAVKVAGLEWNSGKAHSAIYDAELTADLFCIIINRWDVLTSELKT
- the mtnA gene encoding S-methyl-5-thioribose-1-phosphate isomerase, translated to MEQPAAGRESFHAVEWRDGGLRLLDQRRLPQREEYLTMNTAPEVARAIHGMVVRGAPAIGIAAAYAVVLAARTAYQGAGDNWRDAIEADLTRLAASRPTAVNLRWAITRMRGRFDAINGSPEAALLAEAQAIHDEDRAANLKMGKLGADWLPPKATVLTHCNAGALATGGYGTALGVIRAAHARGSLKAVYVDETRPWLQGARLTAWELSRDGMAVTVLADAAAAHLMATHGVDCVIVGADRIAANGDTANKIGTYMLALSARAHGVKFMVVAPSSTFDLTVLSGRDIPVEVRDAAEVLSHAGMPVAAAGAGAWNPVFDVTPAALIDVIVTEKGLIERPDAARVAQVIQG
- the pyrC gene encoding dihydroorotase, which produces MQSLTLTRPDDWHVHLRDGPYMASVVQDTARQFARAIVMPNLRPPVTTVARARAYRDRILAALPKGAAFAPLMTLYLTDNTPPTEIKVAAASGFVNAVKYYPAGATTNSDEGVTAIAKVLPVLEEMQRAGLPLLVHGEVTDTHVDIFDREKVFIEHVLQPITRNFPALKVVFEHITTKDAANFVMGAPASVGATITVHHLLLNRNAMLAGGVQPHHYCLPVLKRESHREALVRAAVSGNPKFFLGTDSAPHARHAKESACGCAGIYTAHAAIELYAEVFEQAGALDRLESFASFSGADFYGLPRNKNKIILKRETWRVPESLPFGEHTLVPFRAGGECTWKLQKT
- the gyrA gene encoding DNA gyrase subunit A, producing the protein MTEFARQLLPVNIEDEMRQSYMDYAMSVIVGRALPDVRDGLKPVHRRVLFSMHELGNDWNKPYKKSARVVGDVIGKYHPHGDTAVYDTIVRMAQDFSLRYLLVDGQGNFGSVDGDNPAAMRYTEVRMARIAHELLADLDKETVNFVPNYDGAEQEPTILPAKFPNLLVNGSSGIAVGMATNIPPHNLREIINACITLIDKPEVSIEELMRLVPGPDFPTAGIISGVAGIREAYRTGRGRIFVRARTVFETYGSDDDKQRIVVTELPYMVNKARLLERIAELVKEKKIEGIRELRDESDKDGMRMVIELKRGEVAEVVLNNLYKHTQMQEVYGINCVALSGGQPKLLNLKQMIEAFVSHRREVVTRRTVYDLRKARERAHKLEGLAIALANIDPVIALIKASPNPAQAKQGLIARVWPPGMVVQMLQRAGADASRPEGLAPELGLSTEGYRLSEVQAQEILDLKLHRLTGLEQDKILKEYEEVLAAIADLRDILGRPERLMQVIRDELNDMREKYGDDRRTEIIDDHQDLNEEDLIAPEEVVVTLSHAGYAKSQPVDVYRSQRRGGKGRIAATTREEDFVEKLFVANTHDMVLCFSSRGKIYWIKVWQLPQAGPTARGKPLVNLLPLSEGERITALLPIKEFAEDRYVFMATKQGNVKKTALSEYSRPRPSGIIAVDLPDDDALVGVALTDGRQDIMLFNNAGKAIRFSEDDVRPMGRNARGVRGMRLGEGQRVISLIIAEPYSTILTTTQKGYGKRSPVEDYPVHGRGGQGVISIQTTERNGEVVAAVFVTDEDEVMLISDSGTLVRTPAGGISVMGRNTQGVRLINLADGEKLVGVERIAERIAENGNGNGNGNGNGNGNGNGNGNGNGNGNGEDPVSN
- a CDS encoding TRZ/ATZ family hydrolase; translation: MPSNSIDLLLTARWVIPVEPEGAVLEHHALAVDQGRIIALLPAQEAVQRYQARETVRLAGHALLPGFINAHTHAAMNLLRGYADDRALMDWLQNHIWPAEAKWVGPEFVCDGSQLAIAEMLRGGVTCFNDMYFFPEETARVAAAAGIRAILGMIVIDFPSAYAAHVDEYFKKGLALHDECRDHALIHTGFAPHAPYTVSDDAFRRIATLTGELNVPISIHVHETAGEVREALAKTGERPLKRLERLGLITPQLLAVHMTQLEPHEIALLAAQGAHVIHCPESNLKLASGFCPVAALLKAGVNVALGTDGAASNNDLDMFGEMRTAALLAKAVANDATAVPAAQALRMATLNGARALGMDDLTGSLVCGKAADVIAVDLSPVETQPVHDPISQIVYAAARDQVTDVWVAGRQLLKQRKLLTLDVPAVSAAAHLWRDKLHDAR